In the genome of Arachis stenosperma cultivar V10309 chromosome 6, arast.V10309.gnm1.PFL2, whole genome shotgun sequence, the window atttacttatttatttttttttgcgTATACGCGGATCGGATATGCGGATACCTACACAAAATCCATAATCCGATCCTATTAGTGTGTGGATTGGATTCGATCTGATAATCTTACGGATCGAATTCATATTCTCAATTTTCAGATCGAATTTGAATAAACACTGTAAATAtacatattaaatttaaaaataatttatatccatatctatattttatatttttagccAAATAATACTAAATGGTTAGTAAtcatttattaatattaataataatataaataatattattaatattaactaattaaatttataaatacttttcaaTGACTAAGGATAATAATCCTCCTCTTATAGTCTTATATACTTTTTTACTTAATTGTTTGGGAATTGTAAACTAAGATTTCCtttaaaaaaagtgaaaaaaaaagatttaagtGTAAAGTATTTATCTTTTAAGAAATTATGAGAATGaacacttttaattttttaattaaatgttattaaaataattttttattgtacaatattttttttatatgttttttttatcttatttaaaaaaatacataataaaaaatatatcttacAATATaaattgaaaggaaaaaaaaaagcttcAAATTGCATGTATCTATTATTGGTCCACCAACGTGGACTTCGTTTCACATTTGGCAGTCTGGCATCGCGAGGACTCAACCCACCATTTGATTTTTCCATTACTCGGTCTGAGATTCTGCCCTGCTATAAGAAgaagtatattttattattttctgcTAGATTGACAacttttttagaaaaataatatgtaaCATCATCTTTTCTGGGCCAAAGTAAGATCCATGCATGTGCATTTGTTTTGCAGTAAATGGcacatttcaatttttttcggTTAAACTAATTTTTGTCTAGTATTATTCATAAGAGGTAAAAAAAGAAACCTAAATAGAAATTAGTTACTTCATTTTATCCTAAAATATTGGTTGTTCTAttacaaatatatttttcataCTAAAGATTCATATctatttatacattttttaaatataaaagttaaaaaGGAGGTAAACACATGAAGAATGAGATATTTGAATcttttaaagtttaaattttactttagagagtaaagtgtgatcttctatttttgaatagtttcttttttatatttattttttatctcacctatgaaataaataataaaaaatcacactttactctttaaaataaaattcaaattttagagaatTCAAATCCAAAAAATGAGTAGTGGAGTCTCTAATCTTATCCGTATAAACACACATTTTGAATGTTGTGGGCCTATTAGGATTTCACTCCTCTAAAGTACTcagaatgataaaataaaagtaacaaTCATATATACAGAGGATAATTCACTTTAATAAACCGATACccatcaaattttaaatcatccaaaagtaaaaaatgtaatataaatcaattatataaattaaattagtttaattcaatttataagctataatagtaaattaaattaaactatgTTGATTTACTAAGAAAATAGATCTTAGGgcaatttacttaaataaatagaatGGGAGAATTGTTTACCTAAATGTGCAAATCTGTTTGTTGTTACGTTTTTGTGTAAAACCGATTTAtatgtaaaccgtggcaacCCACCACGATTTCTAAACATGCATAAACCGTAGGAGGTCACTACGGATTAGGAGCAAATGGGTTTGTATGTAAACCGTGgtaggtcaccacggtttacgAAGAGTAATTGGCAAGCATAAACCGTGGggagtcaccacggtttatgaagaaacAATGTTGAACGTAAAACCCGGTAACCCACCGCGGTTTACGTGTGTCTATGTATATAAGTAATCCGCTGAAGGCAGGGACGGATTCATTAGGCAGTTCAAGAAGAATAGCACGTTGGTGGGTTGTAGAGAGAATTGGGGAAAAAGTTTGGTGGTGTGAAGGAGAAGTGGGTGGTGGGGCCAATGGAGGATGAGGATCGATTGTACCGACTAAATGGCATCGCTCACGTGGCAGGATATATCGACGAAGAGGTTAGTTactgttattgttattattattgttactaAATTTAATTGTAATATAGCAATTGATATTGTTAGGAATATGGctagtaaaaatattttattacgtttatttgttttgtgactctgattaatattatttacatatttaatgttattATCGGTATTGTTAGTAATGCATATTTTATTATGCCTATTTAGCTTCTTAGTGTGGTTAATAGTATTTTTGtagaatattttattataaatatttatacattattcaaagatattttttctatatttatatTGTTAATTTGTTGTAATGAGTGCATAGTTTTCTTAGCTTCAGTATTATACAGAGTATGAGAATCAATGAATTTAATGTGAGCAGTCTAATAAATTCTACGAAAACTATGTTTGTTGTTCTTTGTAATGTTTGTATGTTAAGGGATTTTGTTACCGACATTTTGCAGCCTAGTAGGGTTATTACCGCCGTTAGGCGGCAGCAGAATATGTCCTTACATGACCGGATTATACCGTATCTGGAGACTGCGGGCTTGTATCATCTTGCTAGGCTAAACAGTCAATGGTTCTGGGTTGATGAGTCTCTGCTTAGCGCATTTATTAAGCGGTGGCGTCCGGAGACCCACACGTTCCATATGCCGTTTGGTGAGTGCACCATTACTTTACAGGATGTTGCGTATCAGTTGGGTTTGCCGATTGATGGTGCACCCGTTAGTGGGTGCTTGACTGAGTTTGAGAATCTGATGGAACACGGTAGACCAGCATGGGTGTGGTTCCGGGAGTTGTTCGGGGAGCTACCTCCACAGAGTAAAGTGAAGCAGATGACAGTGTGTTACACATGGTTCCACGAGAGGTTCCGAGTTCTCCCTGCAGATGATACTGATGAGACGGTGCGTGTATACGCACGCGCTTATATCCTGATGCTGTTGTCGTCTCAGCTGTTTGCGGACAAGAATGCAAACAGGGTACACCTTCGCTGGTTGCCTTATTTGGCATCATTGGATGATTTGGGCAGATATAGCTGGGGCTCCGCTGCACTTGCCTGGTTGTATAGGTGTCTTTGTCGTGGTACAAACAGAAACGTCGTTAACTTGGCTGGGCCGCTACAGCTACTACAGTcttggattttctggaggttTCCCACTTTGAGGCCCACTGGTTTTGACCGGTTCGGTTTTCCGCTTGCTTCTAGGTATGGTTTAAAAATATGCGTTCATAAATTGTAAAAAATGCATGTGTTATGGTTTGTTTTGACataatttcaatttaaattgtAGGTGGGCCGAGTTTGTTCCGAGGAACGATGTAGGGGCACAGAGATTAGTTTCCGCACGCCTTGCACTTGATCGACTGCGTGTCCACGATGTGAGTGATTTATTTATTAATGATAGTTGTATTAGTTTTTCTTACATGCCACTGCCTCATGAAAGTCTTACTGTTTCTATGCAGTTTGTGTGGGAGCCTTATTCTTCTGCTGATGTTGCTGTTGTTATTCATCCGGAGATACTAGCTGACGAGCACCGACGGCTATGGACGGCCCTCACTAGCCTGATATATTTTGCTGCGATCGAGTGGCACCAGGTGGATAGGGTTCTACCCTAGTTCGGCGGTGTTCAGCATCTCCCAGATGTAGCTCTGAACATAGATTGGCTACATGCGAAGGATGGTAGGGGTGGGGACCGGTGGTTTCCTACATATTATCAGGTGTGGCACCAGTATTGGGAGAACAGGCATCAGTCAGTCATATGGGTCGATCAAGTCCTCGACCCTGGTCCATCAGCAGATTACCTAGAGTGGTGGTGCCGTGTGGCGCACAGGTTCCTATCCCCAGATGTAGCATTTCAGGATCCGAGGCCGATTGTGTTGACTGAGGAGGCGCGTCACAGAGGATCGTCCCAGGCACCTCCTAGAGTGCACGTTTATGACAGACCAGATAACAGACGCGTCGATCGGCGTCGCCGTATTGGGACCCAGACCACCGATCGCGAGTGGAGGGAGTTTGCCGACCGATTGGAGCAGGACGTTCCTGGAGCTGAGGCTGGGGATCCAGTGGACTACCGTGTTCCTCGACGCAGAGGCAGACGGCCACCTGCGCGGCCTGACCGTCGAGGTGCGCATGATGGAGGACCATCCGAGCAGGGGGGTGGTTCTAGTCACGTGGCCTCTCAGGATGTAGTTGGATCAGCATCAGCTATGGATCAGCCGACGTTCGACGTGAGTTCTAGCTCACAGCTGTTTGGGAACGTGAGCCCATATGGTTTTGCCGAGTTTACTACCGCGGCTGTTGGGGTGGACATTGCCGATCCTGTTACTGAGTCCGAGTTTTACAGAGATATAGCTGACATGCTTAGGGATGATGATCAGACCCATTATAGACCACAGATGCCTGAGGAGCATGCTCAGTTTACTGCTCAGCAGCCACGCAGTGACGATGTTCAGCCTCAGTTGGCAGTTGACCTGAACGAGCCGGCCGTTTCGCCGTCCGACCCATGGTTTGCGTTAGGAGGGACACCTACCTCCGCTTTCAGCGCGGCTCCCGCACACCCCACAGCACCAGCGGCAGATCACAGACTTAGGCGGGTGAGGCGTCCTTCTTTGTGTGGCACCGGAGGCCACTTGCTTGGCCAGTTCGACGATGATGACAGTGACACCATCGAGGATTCTGATTAGTTATGTTATATGTTCCTGTCCAGCACTTTCTTTGTTTATTTATGTATTGATCATGCTAGTTACTTTATTTATCATCTTGCTAGTTAGTTTATGTACTGGGCATGCTAGttagtatttatatttatagCTTTCGGACTTatgttaaatattatttatcttttgacCAAGTACTTTAACCTGCTTCAGATTATTTTATGTGTTCCTCTATGGTTTATATTATAATGCACATTATGAAAGATGTCTAAAGTGGTTTAATGAAACAGATAAAATAACAGGagtttatattatatatgagaTTTCATAGTTGATGAAACATGTTGACATTGACATACTTAACCAACGATGCATTACAAACATTATCTAGACAATGAAACAAAGGAAACATCATAGAAGGGGGTTACACGACATGAGATCTACGCATCCCCTCCACCACTTTGTGTTCGCTGGTGACAGTTCCTTCGCGTATGCCCAGGCTGACGGCATAGCCCACAACGCTTCGGCTGATTCTCTTGAGACTGATCCATGCTTCCACGGATCCTGGTTGCCTTCGGACGACCTTCCTTTGCACGCCGCAGATTAGGGTCAGGAATGATGGTTGGGCCAGCATATGGAGGCCATAGGCCTTCAGGTATAGGTGGGAGAAACCCCTGCTTGTAAACATTGAACACCTCACTCATACGATACACTTCGTGAACATATGACGCCCAGTTTAGCCGTGAGTAGGCGCAATAGGCAATGGCGTGGCAACATGGATAATGAAGCGCCTGGAAGTGGCCACAGTCGCATCGGTGATCTTTAAGGGAAACCCTATAGCTACCAAGAGAGAATGTCCCCGTTGGTGTTGTCTCAGCCACGGTGTACTCGGACTGATGCCTGTCGTATAATGTCACAGTGAAGCACCTAGAGTCTCTTAGATTCCGATCAATAGCCTTGACCAACGCCTGACAGAATTCATGGCCGGATCCGAGTTGTGCCTCTGCTGTCTGTCCCCGGACCACAAATAGCTGAGCAAGCCTCCCGTAAGTTGACTTAACCAACGATGTGACCGGTAGGTTGCGAGTTCCCTTTAGCACGGAGTTCACACATTCACTGATGTTTGTGGTCATGTGACCAAACCGTCAACCAGCATCCTCATGTTGGGTCCATTTGTCATACTCCATACGGTTGGCCCAGTCACACATTGCTGGATTCTCAGTCCGCATGATGTCGAACCAGTAGTAAAACTCTGCCTCGGTCTTGGCGTAGGCAGCATTGACCAGTAACTGCCTTGAGTCCTTACCTTTGAACGTTAGGGCGAAATTCGCTGCCACATGCCTTATACAGTAGGCCCGGAATGCACGAGGAGGCAGCCATCCAGTCTCAGGTGCCTCAAGCGCTGCCTTGATCCCATTATGCCTGTCTGAGATAACAAGGATACCCTCCTGAGGAGTCACATACTCTCGGAGATTGGACAAGAAGAAAGACCATGACTCTGCATTTtcgccctccacaagggcaaaTGCTATCGGCAGGATGTTGGAGTTCCCGTCCTGAGCTATCGCCAACAGCAGCGTCCCTCCATACTTCCCATACAAGTGGGTACCATCAATACTGACGAGGGGCTTGCAATGCCGGAATGCCTCGATACACGGTGGAAATGTCCAGAAAAGCCGGTGAAAGTACACCGCGGACTCATCAACCACACCACCATTCTGAACAGGAGACGTCTTCAGCACCGTGATTGTTCCCGGCAGTGTCGCCTGGATCCCTAGCATCCAACGTGGCAACTCCGCGTAAGACTCTTCCCAATCTCCATATATTTGTGCCACTGCCTTCTGCTTAGCCATCCAAACCTTCCTATAACTAGGCCTGAAACCGTAATCAGCTTCTGTCGCTTGTTGAAGTACCTTTACCGTAACCGCAGCATCCGCCCTAACCATGGGAAGAATCCTCGCACATATAACGTGATAATCCAGCTGACGGTGATCACTTGAAATAGAAGTTGCGAGGCACGTGTGTGGCCCGTTGTACCTCCTAACCTCCCAAGTCCCCTTTCGTGCACGAAGCGCTACACGAATCAACCAAGTACAACCCTTGCCGAATTCCTTGCATTTTCCATGATACTTCAAATGATCCGATTCGATGACTCTGTACTCAACACCTCGCCGGATGCTATAGTCCTTTACACTCAGCACAGCTTCCTCTTTACTCTGGAATGACTGCCCAATCTCAAATTCTGAAGAAGATCTCCCCACCCTGTTACCACTGTCATCCTGTTGACCAAGAGCTTCCAAGTTTAGTGTGGAGAAGTGTGGAGGGTACTGATGAGAACCATCACTTGAAGGCCGATGCTGCGCATGTGGATCGCCACCTATGTCATCGTCGCTGTCACCATCTATGTGGACAGGCTCCTGGTCAGACTCATCGTCACGCATTGCATTCTCTACTTGATCAGGACCACCAAAGTCTTCGATATAAGGTACGAGCCCACCGCCGGTGCCCACAACGTTGGGAGGCTCAATGACTGCTGCATTCTCCAAAGGTACAGAACCAACAACCTCCGTTCGGTCTAAATCAGCCGCA includes:
- the LOC130932656 gene encoding uncharacterized protein LOC130932656 → MASEEESFLALVHCSGKIKKSRSQGVKFTDREPLSIFISSSMSLSDLKNSILEKLGVLGCKWVKKLFYKIPMAVVSTGVQYETFAVKADEDIRVLFYCVRSFPEIRIHELFAKLEVGVDSSGASAPVACPASVGGASSSMAAVRPYLPPVQSPSFAADLDRTEVVGSVPLENAAVIEPPNVVGTGGGLVPYIEDFGGPDQVENAMRDDESDQEPVHIDGDSDDDIGGDPHAQHRPSSDGSHQYPPHFSTLNLEALGQQDDSGNRVGRSSSEFEIGQSFQSKEEAVLSVKDYSIRRGVEYRVIESDHLKYHGKCKEFGKGCTWLIRVALRARKGTWEVRRYNGPHTCLATSISSDHRQLDYHVICARILPMVRADAAVTVKVLQQATEADYGFRPSYRKVWMAKQKAVAQIYGDWEESYAELPRWMLGIQATLPGTITVLKTSPVQNGGVVDESAVYFHRLFWTFPPCIEAFRHCKPLVSIDGTHLYGKYGGTLLLAIAQDGNSNILPIAFALVEGENAESWSFFLSNLREYVTPQEGILVISDRHNGIKAALEAPETGWLPPRAFRAYCIRHVAANFALTFKGKDSRQLLVNAAYAKTEAEFYYWFDIMRTENPAMCDWANRMEYDKWTQHEDAG